CAGGGGGATCTGGTCGGCATCGTCACCACCAGCGACCTGCTCCGCCACCTGGCCGAGCTTACCGGCGTCCTGGCGGGCGGCAGTTCGCGCATCGCCGTCCACCTGCGCCGGGATCCGGGGGCCCTGGCCCGGCTGGGTGCCGCGCTGGAGCGGGCCGACCGTTGCGTCCTCAGCATGCTGAGCCAGCCGGAGGGCGACGGCTGCAGGGTGATCCTCCGCCTGGAGGGCATCGACCCGCGCCCGGCCGTCCGCGAACTCCGGCAGGCCGGTTTCGAGGTGGAGTGGCCGGAGGCATGAACGGGGCGGGCCGGTTCGCCGGCACCATCCCGGCCTCCGGGAGGAGGTGGCTCTATGGCAGAGTCGTCGCCGGCCGGCGCGGCCGGCTGGTCCAACCCCGACGATGGCGCGATCCGGGAACTATTGCGCGAGGCCCGGACGGTCGCGGTCGTGGGCCTCTCGCCCAAGCCGGAGCGGCCGAGCCACGGTGTGGCGCGTTACCTGCAGGAGCACGGCTACCGCATCATCCCGGTCAACCCCGGCCATGCGGCGATCCTGGGCGAGATCTGCTATCCCAGCCTCCAGGCGATCCCTGCGGAGGTGCAGGTCGACGTGGTCGACGTCTTCCGCCGGCCGGAGGAGGTCCCGGGCGTGGTCGAGGAGACGCTTCGCCGTGGCGGCGTCCGCGCGCTCTGGCTGCAGCTGGGCGTCATCGCCCCGGAGGCGGCGCGGCGGGCGCGCGAGGCCGGCCTCTTGGTGGTCATGGACCGCTGCATGAAAGTGGAGCATGAACGACTCCTGGGGGCCTAGCGGGCCCCTGGCCGGCCGGTGGCGGCACCGCGCTATAATGCAGCCCAGCGGAAGGAGGTCGGTGGTGGGCTACCGCTACTTCACGGTCGCCGAGGCGAACGCGCTCCTGCCCCTGTTGGAGGATCGCATCCTGCTGCTGCAGCGGCTTTTGCGCGAGGGGCGGCAGCATGCGGAGGCCAGCGAGCGGATCCGCGCCGTCGGACGGCGCGCCGACGGGCGCCTGATCATGCAGGCGGACTATCGCCTCGAGCGGCAGGCCGTGCGGCAGCTGCTGCGCGAGGGGCGGGGCGTGGTGGCGGAGCTGGAGGCGCTGGGCTGCCAGCTGCGCGACGTCGAGACCGGCATCGTCGACTTCCCCACCCTCCTGGAGGGGCGCGACGCCATGCTCTGCTGGCAGATTGGCGAAAGCTACGTCGGCCACTATCATGGGGTGCACGACGGTTTCGGTGAC
This window of the Bacillota bacterium genome carries:
- a CDS encoding CoA-binding protein produces the protein MAESSPAGAAGWSNPDDGAIRELLREARTVAVVGLSPKPERPSHGVARYLQEHGYRIIPVNPGHAAILGEICYPSLQAIPAEVQVDVVDVFRRPEEVPGVVEETLRRGGVRALWLQLGVIAPEAARRAREAGLLVVMDRCMKVEHERLLGA
- a CDS encoding DUF2203 domain-containing protein, which produces MGYRYFTVAEANALLPLLEDRILLLQRLLREGRQHAEASERIRAVGRRADGRLIMQADYRLERQAVRQLLREGRGVVAELEALGCQLRDVETGIVDFPTLLEGRDAMLCWQIGESYVGHYHGVHDGFGDRRPLAPESHSLPAGRRRPR